The following are from one region of the Pecten maximus unplaced genomic scaffold, xPecMax1.1, whole genome shotgun sequence genome:
- the LOC117319519 gene encoding uncharacterized protein LOC117319519, giving the protein MLMLLSILNDIYNMDPDEYHDLVCFLSSTCSSYPDDLKDSSTKFARNRRDNFKLKASKFFLRGDVLYRFIPGNVNGAEVLLRDRVEAILAEFHGSAFGGHSGINKTIQSIRARYWWFGLTDTVKDYIKSCEPCQKSDPLKPGLKPELKQIKVSSPFELVGVDLVGPLTETETGNKYIFTATDYFTKWVEAFPIPSKHATVVARCFKQLFARHGAMNAILTDQGKEFVNQVNDQLCTEWNIQHRVTAAYHPQTNGLDERTNQTLKATLRKMVNEHQTNWDAFLDGALFAMRTKPQSSTKYSPFFLLYGREARYPSQLPKDFGNNLQADHEASTTTEEAKRQYVEQREEASLRIAQTAKVNIDKAHEKQKKNFKERQRKGRRYEDICVGNMVLIHNARKAATKKKGNLDPNYHGPYKVVNIDGKCATLQNDSGHTLKRKTNIDHLKLFKDQTAHETDLCAQDTCDNTSEEGTVSCMQDTVGKYIEDVSSDGSLNELFKFISELNLSKISLNTLGFQYHHCPQQSFLKEVISVSEAELECFGTLLLPHLRHLDLDLSVKTSVAMLTSAVCVMASHQFQPLMTIAQTLKEVPSHLEDVDIHEIPQLYPTQRLTVGGETLEAVDMATLEDGKWINDKVINSFLALKKMEQNTSESNRHIYVLPSYTAVQWDQGHLDHWMFKKVQFSKYTHVFLPICINGNHWVLLVADVKQRLVYVLDSMNGEVGQKWTRMWAEFMANRDRLPDVTEQFGVWNFPEIRSSKQTDSNSCGVFTLMNAECIAKDVPIAVMRQVHCQRYRQYVKASLLNAGAAKSDSKCDMPDCRIPKGHKRWVQCCVCGRWLHTKCCRIPTKAAIEEEYECCFCEAMYR; this is encoded by the exons atgttgatgCTCCTATCGATTCTCAATGACATCTACAACATGGACCCAGACGAGTATCACGATTTAGTCTGTTTTCTTTCATCCACCTGTAGTTCTTACCCAGATGATCTCAAGGACAGCTCTACAAAGTTTGCCAGAAATAGAAGGGACAACTTTAAGCTAAAAGCCAGCAAGTTCTTTCTGAGAG GTGATGTCTTGTATCGGTTTATACCTGGAAATGTAAATGGAGCTGAAGTACTTCTAAGGGACAGAGTAGAAGCCATCCTAGCTGAATTCCATGGTAGTGCCTTTGGTGGACATAGCGGAATAAACAAGACTATCCAATCCATAAGGGCCAGATATTGGTGGTTTGGACTAACAGACACAGTGAAAGACTAT ATCAAGTCATGTGAACCATGCCAGAAGTCAGACCCTCTGAAGCCAGGACTGAAACCTGAGTTAAAGCAAATCAAG GTCTCTAGCCCGTTTGAACTGGTTGGTGTTGACCTAGTTGGACCTCTGACTGAGACAGAAACTGGCAACAAATACATATTCACTGCTACAGATTACTTCACCAAGTGGGTTGAAGCTTTTCCAATACCATCAAAGCATGCCACTGTTGTTGCCAGATGCTTCAAGCAGCTGTTTGCCCGTCATGGAGCAATGAATGCCATACTAACAGACCAGGGAAAGGAGTTTGTGAACCAG GTGAATGATCAACTCTGTACCGAATGGAACATCCAGCATAGAGTAACGGCAGCATATCATCCTCAGACCAATGGACTAGACGAAAGAActaatcagacattgaaggc TACTCTGCGTAAGATGGTCAATGAGCATCAGACTAACTGGGATGCCTTTTTGGATGGAGCTTTGTTTGCCATGAGAACCAAACCACAATCCAGCACAAAGTACAGTCCATTCTTTCTTCTGTATGGCCGAGAAGCAAGGTACCCAAGTCAGCTCCCAAAAGACTTTGGAAACAACTTACAG GCTGATCATGAGGCATCGACAACAACGGAAGAGGCCAAACGTCAATATGTTGAGCAGAGGGAAGAAGCCTCGCTGAGGATTGCCCAGACAGCTAAGGTGAACATTGATAAAGCCCATGAAAAGCAAAAGAAAAACTTCAAAGAAAGACAGCGAAAAGGGAGGCGTTATGAGGACATTTGTGTGGGAAATATGGTTCTGATTCATAATGCAAGGAAGGCTGCTACAAAGAAGAAGGGAAATCTAGATCCGAACTACCATGGTCCATATAAAGTAGTCAATATAGATGGCAAGTGTGCCACTCTTCAGAACGATTCAGGACATACTCtaaagaggaaaacaaacatagACCACCTGAAACTGTTCAAAGATCAGACCGCTCATGAGACAGATTTGTGTGCGCAGGACACCTGTGACAATACTTCTGAAGAGGGTACAGTTTCTTGTATGCAGGACACTGTTGGGAAATACATTGAAGATGTCAGTTCAGATGGCAGTCTGAATGAACTTTTTAAGTTTATAAGTGAACTGAACTTATCAAAGATATCTCTGAACACTTTAGGTTTTCAATATCACCACTGTCCACAACAGAGTTTCTTGAAGGAGGTTATCAGTGTATCGGAGGCAGAGTTAGAGTGCTTTGGTACACTATTGTTACCTCATCTGAGACATTTGGATTTGGACTTGTCAGTGAAAACATCAGTGGCTATGCTTACATCTGCAGTATGTGTTATGGCCAGTCATCAGTTTCAGCCACTGATGACCATTGCACAAACACTCAAGGAGGTACCAAGCCATCTTGAGGATGTTGACATTCACGAGATCCCACAACTCTACCCAACACAAAGACTCACAGTTGGCGGCGAGACACTAGAGGCGGTGGACATGGCAACTCTAGAGGATGGGAAGTGGATAAACGACAAG GTCATCAACTCCTTCTTGGCACTGAAAAAGATGGAGCAGAACACATCAGAATCAAACAGACACATTTATGTCCTTCCCTCGTACACAGCCGTTCAATGGGATCAAGGTCACCTGGATCACTGGATGTTTAAGAAG gTTCAGTTCTCCAAATACACTCATGTATTCCTGCCAATATGCATCAATGGGAATCACTGGGTGTTGCTGGTTGCAGACGTAAAGCAAAGACTTGTCTACGTTCTGGACTCTATGAATGGGGAGGTTGGTCAGAAATGGACAAGGATGTGGGCAGAATTCATGGCCAATCGGGACAGACTTCCAGATGTTACTGAACAGTTTGGTGTGTGGAACTTCCCGGAGATCAGAAGCAGCAAACAGACCGACAGTAATTCATGCGGTGTGTTCACCCTGATGAATGCGGAATGCATTGCCAAGGATGTTCCCATAGCAGTCATGAGACAAGTGCATTGCCAAAGATATAGACAATATGTTAAGGCATCTTTGCTCAATGCTGGAGCAGCAAAGTCGGACTCTAAGTGTGACATGCCAGATTGTAGGATACCTAAAGGACACAAAAGATGGGTCCAGTGTTGCGTGTGTGGACGTTGGCTCCACACAAAGTGTTGCAGGATTCCGACAAAGGCAGCCATCGAGGAGGAATACGAATGCTGCTTCTGTGAAGCCATGTATAGATAG